A window of Sutcliffiella cohnii contains these coding sequences:
- a CDS encoding glycoside hydrolase family 3 protein, with the protein MEHKQPKLEVRNKQLIEKDGFTFKDLNDNGKLDPYEDWRLSPEERAKNLVSLMNIDEKIGMMLINTRRMGLYQEDKSKTSHDGVLDEGIVEKGESIFATSKVYGTTHTIENRHLRHFILRDNFSPSETAEWINTMNEVAEATRLGIPVIVTSNSRNENGESIFGMNDAIGIFSTWPGTLGLAAAAMGDIKNGGDASIISEFAKTAHKEWNATGLRKGYMYMADVVTDPRWQRTYGTFGEDPEFIADAIGRIIDEFQGETLGKDSVAMTTKHFPGGGPRENGFDPHYKEGKWNLYPTPGSLEKYHLPPFRAAVEHGTSSIMPYYSIPSIKKSVVQEFEGEDIPFEEVGFAFNQYFIEYMLRKKLGFKGYINSDSGIVNNMSWGVESLSIAERFAKAVNAGTDIIADSNDIENLKAAVDNGWISEKRINEANERLLTEMFALGLFDDRTYNSPENADKVVNTPAHWDTAYEAHKKSVTILKNSNETLPLTADKLEGKKVYIKAYHKETEHAATYTEQALGDAKELGQFQLTDAYEEADIAILFLQPKSGTYFNATPGLLELSLCENKSLKALDGTPYTETTLSDLEHLNEVIENIRSRGGKVIISVNVILPWLLGNVEPLADALVAGYDTFYKAQLEIMAGNYQPTGVLPLTLPASEEVIAVDQDGNCVSRNDVPGYDKDKYMPEGISYAYKDSEGNVYKLGHGLQY; encoded by the coding sequence ATGGAACACAAACAACCAAAACTGGAAGTTAGAAACAAACAGCTTATTGAAAAAGATGGTTTCACATTTAAAGATTTAAATGACAATGGAAAGCTTGATCCTTATGAAGATTGGCGCTTAAGCCCGGAAGAACGAGCGAAAAACCTAGTTTCTTTAATGAATATTGATGAAAAAATCGGTATGATGCTGATTAACACGCGCAGGATGGGTCTTTATCAGGAAGATAAGAGCAAAACAAGCCATGATGGTGTGTTAGATGAAGGTATTGTGGAAAAGGGAGAAAGTATCTTTGCCACTAGCAAAGTATATGGTACGACTCATACCATCGAAAATAGACATTTACGCCATTTCATTTTACGTGATAATTTTAGTCCGAGTGAAACAGCGGAATGGATTAATACGATGAATGAAGTAGCAGAGGCAACACGGTTAGGTATTCCAGTCATCGTTACTTCCAATTCAAGAAATGAAAATGGTGAGTCTATCTTTGGAATGAATGATGCAATTGGTATCTTTTCCACTTGGCCAGGCACATTGGGTCTTGCGGCAGCAGCGATGGGTGATATTAAAAATGGTGGGGATGCTTCCATCATCAGTGAATTTGCCAAAACTGCCCACAAGGAATGGAATGCAACTGGTTTGAGAAAAGGGTATATGTACATGGCCGATGTTGTCACAGATCCGAGATGGCAGCGAACGTATGGTACATTTGGTGAAGATCCAGAATTTATTGCAGATGCAATTGGTCGTATTATCGACGAATTCCAAGGGGAAACATTAGGTAAAGATAGCGTTGCGATGACAACTAAACATTTCCCTGGTGGAGGACCAAGAGAAAATGGGTTTGACCCGCATTATAAAGAAGGAAAATGGAATCTTTATCCTACTCCGGGAAGTTTAGAAAAGTATCATTTACCACCGTTTCGAGCAGCTGTTGAACACGGAACATCTTCCATCATGCCTTATTACTCGATTCCAAGCATCAAGAAAAGTGTGGTTCAGGAATTTGAAGGCGAAGATATTCCTTTCGAAGAGGTTGGTTTTGCGTTTAATCAATATTTCATTGAATATATGCTGCGTAAAAAACTAGGCTTTAAAGGTTATATTAACAGTGACAGTGGTATCGTCAATAACATGAGCTGGGGTGTTGAAAGTTTAAGTATTGCAGAGCGTTTTGCAAAAGCTGTAAATGCAGGGACAGATATCATTGCAGATTCAAATGATATAGAAAACCTGAAAGCGGCAGTGGATAATGGCTGGATCAGTGAAAAGCGAATCAATGAAGCGAATGAAAGATTGCTTACAGAAATGTTTGCATTAGGTCTGTTTGATGATCGTACGTACAATTCACCAGAAAATGCGGATAAGGTAGTAAACACACCTGCACACTGGGATACAGCATATGAAGCACATAAAAAATCAGTAACCATATTGAAAAACTCAAATGAAACACTCCCATTAACAGCGGACAAGCTGGAAGGTAAAAAAGTATATATAAAAGCCTACCATAAGGAAACAGAACATGCAGCTACGTATACGGAGCAGGCATTGGGCGATGCGAAGGAATTAGGTCAATTTCAGTTAACCGATGCGTATGAAGAAGCAGATATTGCTATCTTATTCCTGCAACCGAAATCAGGCACCTATTTTAATGCAACACCAGGATTGTTGGAGCTCAGTTTATGTGAAAATAAATCCTTAAAAGCGTTGGATGGTACCCCGTATACAGAAACTACTTTAAGCGATTTGGAGCATTTGAATGAAGTAATAGAGAACATCCGTAGCCGTGGCGGCAAAGTTATAATAAGTGTAAATGTTATCTTGCCATGGCTTCTAGGAAATGTAGAACCGTTGGCAGATGCTCTTGTTGCCGGTTACGACACATTCTACAAAGCACAGCTTGAAATTATGGCTGGAAACTATCAGCCAACAGGTGTCCTGCCGTTGACATTACCAGCCAGTGAAGAAGTGATTGCTGTCGATCAAGATGGTAATTGTGTATCAAGAAATGATGTTCCGGGCTATGACAAAGATAAATATATGCCAGAAGGAATCAGCTATGCCTACAAAGACAGCGAAGGAAATGTTTATAAACTAGGACACGGTTTACAATATTAA
- the tyrS gene encoding tyrosine--tRNA ligase, translated as MLLEDLKFRGLVNQITDEEGLEKLLSEEKIKLYCGFDPTADSLHIGHLLPILTLRRFQQAGHHPIALVGGATGLIGDPSGKKAERTLNTADVVLQWSDRIKNQLSQFLDFEADSNPAVMANNFDWIGKMDVISFLRDVGKNFGINYMLAKETVSSRIETGISYTEFSYMILQSLDFLHLYEEKGCRLQVGGSDQWGNITAGLELIRKSVDTDVKAFGLTIPLVTKADGTKFGKTEGGAVWLDKEKTSPYEFYQFWINTDDRDVVKYLKYFTFLSQDEINRLEAEVQEAPERRTAQKRLAEEMTKLVHGEEALAQAIRISEALFSGSISELSAAEIKQGFKDVPSFHYDGEEEVLLLDLLVMSKISPSKRQGREDISNGAIYINGEREQSLERVLTKEDRIEGQFIVIRRGKKKYFLITF; from the coding sequence ATGTTATTAGAGGATTTAAAATTCCGTGGACTTGTGAATCAAATTACAGACGAAGAAGGGTTAGAGAAATTACTATCAGAAGAAAAGATTAAACTTTACTGTGGTTTTGACCCGACAGCAGATAGTTTACACATTGGTCACTTATTACCAATATTAACATTACGAAGATTTCAACAGGCTGGTCATCATCCGATCGCTTTAGTAGGTGGAGCAACTGGATTAATCGGGGATCCAAGTGGTAAAAAGGCGGAACGTACACTTAATACAGCAGATGTTGTATTACAATGGTCTGATCGCATTAAAAATCAATTATCTCAGTTTTTAGACTTTGAAGCAGATAGTAATCCAGCGGTTATGGCGAATAACTTTGATTGGATTGGCAAGATGGATGTTATCTCGTTTTTACGTGACGTAGGGAAAAACTTCGGAATTAATTACATGCTTGCAAAAGAAACAGTATCTTCTCGGATTGAAACTGGGATTTCGTATACTGAATTTAGTTACATGATTTTACAATCATTAGACTTTTTACATTTATACGAAGAAAAAGGGTGCAGACTTCAAGTAGGGGGAAGCGATCAGTGGGGAAATATTACAGCCGGGCTTGAATTAATTCGTAAATCAGTAGATACAGATGTGAAAGCATTTGGTTTAACAATCCCACTTGTGACAAAAGCGGATGGTACAAAGTTTGGTAAAACAGAAGGTGGAGCAGTTTGGTTAGATAAAGAAAAAACATCTCCTTATGAGTTCTACCAATTTTGGATTAACACAGATGACCGAGATGTAGTGAAATATTTAAAATACTTTACTTTCCTTTCTCAGGACGAAATTAATCGTTTAGAAGCTGAAGTACAAGAAGCGCCTGAAAGACGTACTGCTCAAAAACGCTTAGCTGAAGAAATGACAAAACTTGTTCATGGAGAAGAAGCATTAGCACAAGCTATTCGTATTTCCGAAGCGTTATTCAGTGGTAGTATTTCAGAACTAAGTGCAGCGGAAATTAAACAAGGCTTTAAAGATGTCCCTTCTTTCCATTATGATGGGGAAGAGGAAGTTTTACTTTTAGATTTACTTGTAATGAGTAAAATTTCTCCATCGAAACGACAAGGTCGCGAAGATATTTCTAATGGTGCTATTTACATTAATGGCGAAAGAGAACAAAGCTTAGAAAGAGTTTTAACGAAAGAGGATCGTATTGAAGGACAATTTATCGTAATTCGAAGAGGGAAAAAGAAATATTTCTTAATTACGTTTTAA
- a CDS encoding transglycosylase domain-containing protein: MSKKDRFKENLLSTYQVFVNKYTKKGFNVTYLVVWNLLLIFFIIGVIGVGFAGGAGAGYFASLVKDEPLRPYEDMKRNIYNYEETSEMYFANNIYLGKYRADLDREEVKLDDISPHLINALIATEDEYFYEHEGVVPKAILRAILQEVTNSASQTGGSTLTQQLIKNQILTNEVSFDRKAKEILLALRLENFFTKEEILEAYLNVSPFGRNSSGRNIAGVKTAAKGIFGVEPNELTIPQAAYIAGLPQSPFAYTPYTRAGEVKTAEGLEPGFSRMRYVLQRMYALEYITEKQYQDALAYDLTKDFIESESSAIEEYPYVAFEIEDRAEKIIASILAEEDGYSKEEYEASTELQNQYKELAKINIRQNGYKIHTTIHKEIYDEMERVTSEFEFFGYPIKVVNKETGEEEQSYEQVGASLIDNDTGAIISFVGGRGFDISNNNFATQTNRPNGSTMKPLLLYAPAFESGRLQPGSILADISVPIPAGTTTWTPRNWNYRENGLVTAREAIRASHNIAAAHGYKDLMNNSPNPPMDYLVKQGFKNVYQDRENLSAVLGGLTTGVTVEENTAGYATFANGGNYVEPYLIERIETNNGEVVYEHEVEPVEIYSPQTAYLMLDTLRTVFHQGTGTPAKRFLNFHSDWAVKTGTTNDTTDVWLVGSNPKVTFGIWFGYPHNQTTSLSNNVGGYTATNRMQLLWARLLNAANAVDSEVVSTSESFKMPGGIVRRSYCMLSGLLPSDLCRQAGLVGEDLFNAKFVPSKVDDSLTSGKYVKIGDVAYKPLSSTPSEFVKEGPMLNPDFLKRLQLKSIEDLAKHMDNNKVFENLVILSEDSLPQNNQAPKQVSNVSLSGSTINWNASGEKDVIGYYVYYAPDTTSQSRRIASVVAGDSTSLKLNQNIGVFYVTAINATGKESSPSKEVKLGDVDKIEEEKRKKEEEEKKKKEEEEKKKKEENSGGNRDGDSSTNPPPGNDDED; encoded by the coding sequence ATGTCAAAAAAAGACAGATTCAAAGAAAATCTTCTGTCTACGTATCAAGTTTTTGTAAATAAATATACAAAAAAAGGCTTTAATGTTACGTACCTAGTAGTGTGGAATTTATTATTGATCTTCTTTATTATTGGGGTCATTGGTGTAGGATTTGCCGGCGGAGCAGGGGCAGGCTATTTCGCTTCTCTCGTAAAAGATGAACCTCTACGTCCTTATGAAGATATGAAGCGTAACATATACAACTATGAAGAAACGTCAGAAATGTATTTTGCGAACAATATATACCTTGGAAAATATCGCGCTGACTTAGATAGAGAAGAAGTTAAATTAGATGACATTTCACCTCATTTAATTAACGCTCTTATCGCAACAGAGGACGAGTATTTTTATGAGCATGAAGGTGTAGTACCAAAAGCAATTCTTCGTGCAATTTTACAAGAAGTTACAAATTCCGCCTCACAAACTGGTGGAAGTACATTAACTCAGCAGTTAATAAAAAACCAAATACTTACGAACGAAGTTTCATTTGATCGAAAAGCAAAAGAAATACTGCTAGCACTTCGTTTAGAAAACTTCTTCACTAAAGAAGAGATTTTGGAAGCATACTTAAATGTATCTCCTTTCGGACGAAACTCGTCAGGACGCAATATTGCTGGAGTTAAAACGGCCGCGAAAGGTATTTTCGGTGTAGAGCCTAATGAGTTAACAATCCCTCAGGCTGCCTATATCGCTGGACTACCACAAAGTCCATTTGCGTATACTCCATATACTCGTGCCGGAGAAGTAAAAACAGCTGAAGGGCTGGAACCTGGCTTCTCAAGAATGAGATACGTCCTACAACGAATGTATGCACTTGAGTATATTACAGAAAAACAATACCAAGATGCGTTAGCTTACGATCTAACAAAAGATTTTATCGAATCTGAGAGTTCTGCAATTGAAGAATATCCATACGTTGCTTTTGAAATTGAAGACAGAGCCGAAAAAATAATCGCTTCTATTCTTGCTGAGGAAGATGGTTATTCGAAAGAAGAGTATGAAGCAAGCACAGAATTACAAAATCAATATAAAGAACTTGCCAAAATTAACATCCGTCAAAACGGCTATAAAATTCATACGACGATTCATAAAGAAATTTATGACGAAATGGAAAGAGTTACGAGTGAATTTGAATTTTTCGGTTATCCAATTAAGGTAGTAAATAAGGAAACTGGTGAAGAAGAGCAAAGTTATGAACAAGTAGGAGCTTCATTAATCGACAACGATACGGGAGCAATTATTAGTTTCGTAGGTGGTAGAGGTTTCGATATATCAAACAATAACTTTGCAACGCAAACGAACAGACCAAACGGGTCCACGATGAAGCCTTTATTACTTTATGCACCTGCATTTGAATCTGGACGACTGCAGCCAGGAAGTATATTAGCTGACATCTCCGTTCCTATACCAGCAGGAACTACTACTTGGACACCTAGAAACTGGAACTATAGAGAAAATGGGTTAGTTACGGCTCGTGAAGCTATCCGAGCTTCTCACAATATCGCTGCCGCTCATGGCTATAAAGATTTAATGAATAATAGTCCTAACCCACCGATGGACTACTTAGTAAAACAAGGATTCAAAAATGTGTACCAAGATCGTGAAAACCTTTCTGCTGTACTTGGAGGATTAACTACTGGAGTCACAGTGGAAGAAAATACTGCTGGCTATGCAACGTTCGCTAACGGTGGTAACTATGTAGAACCATATTTAATTGAAAGAATTGAAACGAATAATGGTGAAGTAGTGTATGAACATGAAGTTGAGCCTGTAGAAATTTATTCACCACAAACAGCTTATTTAATGTTAGATACATTACGAACTGTATTCCATCAAGGAACAGGAACACCAGCAAAAAGATTTTTAAACTTCCACTCTGATTGGGCAGTTAAGACTGGGACAACGAATGACACTACGGACGTTTGGTTAGTAGGCTCAAACCCGAAAGTAACATTTGGTATTTGGTTTGGTTATCCACATAACCAAACAACTAGTCTAAGTAATAATGTAGGTGGTTACACAGCTACAAACCGTATGCAACTTCTATGGGCTAGATTATTAAATGCAGCTAATGCAGTCGATTCGGAAGTAGTTAGCACATCAGAAAGCTTTAAAATGCCAGGTGGAATTGTTCGTAGAAGCTATTGCATGCTTTCTGGACTATTACCTTCTGATTTATGTCGCCAAGCTGGATTAGTAGGTGAAGATTTATTTAATGCTAAGTTCGTACCAAGTAAAGTAGACGACAGCTTAACGAGTGGTAAATATGTAAAGATTGGTGATGTAGCTTATAAACCGTTAAGCTCAACGCCAAGTGAGTTTGTCAAAGAAGGTCCAATGCTAAACCCAGACTTCTTGAAGAGATTACAATTAAAAAGTATCGAAGATTTAGCAAAACATATGGACAATAATAAAGTATTCGAAAACTTAGTCATACTTTCTGAAGATTCGCTTCCACAAAATAATCAAGCACCTAAACAAGTTTCAAATGTGAGCTTGTCGGGTTCCACAATTAATTGGAACGCTAGTGGTGAAAAAGATGTAATTGGCTATTACGTATATTACGCGCCAGATACAACTTCACAATCAAGAAGAATCGCTTCCGTTGTTGCTGGTGATTCAACATCGTTAAAACTTAACCAAAATATTGGAGTGTTTTACGTAACAGCAATTAATGCGACTGGGAAAGAGTCCTCTCCTTCTAAAGAAGTGAAACTAGGGGATGTTGATAAAATAGAGGAAGAAAAGAGAAAGAAAGAAGAAGAAGAAAAGAAGAAAAAAGAGGAAGAAGAAAAGAAAAAGAAGGAAGAAAATAGTGGAGGAAACCGTGATGGAGATAGCTCCACCAACCCACCTCCAGGAAACGACGACGAAGACTAA
- the acsA gene encoding acetate--CoA ligase, giving the protein MKVEALSVTKGNYNLQSYEDTYENFDWKEVEKNFSWSETGRVNVAYEAIDRHAETYRKNKVALYYRDPERNEKYTYKEMKELSNKAGNVLKQACDVEKGDRVFIFMPRSPELYFVALGAIKLGAIIGPLFEAFMEGAVKDRLEDSEAKVLVTTPDLLNRVPLDELPALKHVVLVGENVEENDMLIDFYSKFENASKELQVEWVDRTDGLILHYTSGSTGKPKGVLHVHNAMVQHYQTAKWVLDLQDDDVYWCTADPGWVTGTAYGIFGPWLVGASNVVVGGRFRPEAWYETIEDYGVSVWYSAPTAFRMLMGAGDEVVNNFNLSSLRHILSVGEPLNPEVIRWGMKVFSLRIHDTWWMTETGGQLICNYPCLEIKPGSMGKPIPGVIAAIVDDQGNELPPNRMGNLAIKKGWPAMMYTIWNNKEKYESYFMPGDWYVSGDSAYMDEDGYFWFQGRVDDVIMTSGERVGPFEVESKLLEHPAVAEAGVIGKPDPVRGEIIKAFVALMDGYEVTDELKEDIRQFVKKGLAAHAAPREIEFRDKLPKTRSGKIMRRVLKAWELDLPTGDLSTMED; this is encoded by the coding sequence ATGAAAGTTGAAGCGCTATCAGTAACAAAGGGGAACTACAATCTTCAAAGCTACGAAGATACGTATGAGAATTTTGATTGGAAAGAAGTTGAAAAAAACTTTTCTTGGTCTGAAACAGGAAGAGTAAACGTTGCCTATGAAGCGATAGACCGACATGCTGAAACATATCGGAAAAATAAAGTAGCCCTATACTATCGTGATCCAGAACGAAATGAAAAGTATACGTACAAAGAAATGAAAGAGCTTTCAAACAAAGCGGGGAACGTGTTAAAGCAAGCGTGTGATGTTGAAAAAGGAGACAGAGTATTTATTTTTATGCCACGCTCTCCAGAACTTTACTTCGTTGCGTTAGGTGCTATTAAGCTAGGGGCAATTATCGGACCGTTATTTGAAGCATTTATGGAAGGTGCTGTTAAGGACCGATTAGAAGATAGTGAAGCAAAAGTGTTAGTTACTACTCCAGATTTATTAAATCGTGTTCCTTTAGATGAACTACCAGCATTAAAACATGTTGTGTTAGTGGGTGAAAATGTAGAGGAAAATGACATGCTAATTGATTTTTATAGCAAGTTTGAAAATGCAAGCAAAGAGCTACAAGTAGAGTGGGTAGACAGAACAGATGGATTAATTTTACATTATACGAGTGGTTCTACTGGAAAGCCAAAAGGGGTACTTCATGTACATAATGCAATGGTCCAACATTATCAAACAGCGAAATGGGTTTTAGATTTACAAGATGATGATGTTTATTGGTGTACAGCAGATCCAGGATGGGTTACTGGGACAGCGTATGGTATTTTCGGTCCTTGGCTAGTAGGTGCATCGAACGTCGTAGTAGGCGGTCGTTTTAGACCAGAAGCTTGGTATGAAACTATTGAAGATTACGGTGTTTCTGTTTGGTATAGTGCTCCTACAGCATTTAGAATGTTGATGGGTGCTGGAGATGAAGTAGTGAACAATTTTAATTTATCTTCTCTACGTCACATCTTAAGTGTTGGCGAACCGCTTAATCCAGAAGTTATTCGTTGGGGAATGAAAGTCTTTTCTTTACGAATTCATGATACATGGTGGATGACGGAAACAGGCGGTCAATTAATTTGTAATTACCCTTGTTTAGAAATTAAGCCAGGTTCAATGGGGAAACCAATTCCAGGTGTTATTGCAGCAATTGTAGACGACCAAGGAAATGAGCTACCTCCTAATCGTATGGGGAATCTTGCAATTAAAAAAGGTTGGCCAGCAATGATGTACACGATTTGGAATAATAAAGAAAAGTACGAATCTTATTTCATGCCAGGCGATTGGTACGTTTCTGGTGATTCTGCATATATGGATGAAGATGGATACTTTTGGTTCCAAGGACGTGTAGATGATGTTATTATGACGTCTGGTGAACGTGTAGGTCCATTCGAAGTAGAAAGTAAATTATTAGAGCATCCTGCCGTTGCGGAAGCGGGGGTAATCGGTAAACCTGATCCAGTACGTGGTGAAATAATAAAAGCTTTCGTCGCCCTAATGGATGGCTATGAAGTGACGGATGAATTAAAAGAGGATATTCGACAGTTTGTGAAAAAGGGATTAGCTGCTCATGCGGCACCAAGAGAAATAGAGTTCCGCGATAAATTACCGAAAACAAGAAGTGGTAAAATTATGAGACGTGTATTAAAAGCTTGGGAGTTAGACCTTCCAACAGGTGATTTATCTACAATGGAAGATTAA
- a CDS encoding GNAT family N-acetyltransferase, protein MEHIKTYNAKEVKTPRGKVIVEGPVTTDKLASYEFHEDLIAFRPPKQQHRALIEISSLPEGRILIARVQDTIVGYVTYLYPDPMERWSEGNMVDLIELGAIEVIPAFRGCSIGKSLLQVSMMDPMMENYIIITTEYYWHWDLKGTGLNVWEYRKVMEKMMNAGGLIYYATDEPEISSHPANCLMARIGKNIKPESVQQFDQLRFKNRFMY, encoded by the coding sequence ATGGAACATATTAAAACATACAATGCAAAAGAAGTAAAAACACCTAGAGGAAAAGTAATTGTCGAAGGACCAGTTACAACCGATAAGCTCGCATCATATGAATTTCATGAAGACTTAATTGCATTTCGACCACCAAAACAGCAACACCGTGCACTTATAGAAATTTCATCATTACCAGAAGGGAGAATATTAATTGCAAGAGTACAAGACACTATCGTAGGCTATGTTACTTATTTATATCCAGATCCGATGGAAAGATGGTCGGAAGGAAATATGGTTGATTTGATAGAACTTGGTGCAATTGAAGTTATCCCGGCTTTTCGTGGGTGCTCAATAGGAAAAAGCCTTTTGCAAGTTTCCATGATGGACCCTATGATGGAAAACTATATTATTATTACAACTGAATATTATTGGCATTGGGACTTAAAGGGGACTGGGTTAAATGTTTGGGAATATCGAAAAGTAATGGAAAAAATGATGAACGCTGGTGGACTGATATATTATGCGACAGATGAACCAGAAATTAGTTCACATCCTGCAAACTGTTTAATGGCTAGAATTGGTAAAAATATAAAACCAGAGTCTGTTCAACAGTTTGACCAGCTTCGATTTAAAAACCGATTTATGTACTAA
- a CDS encoding acetoin utilization AcuB family protein translates to MIVEKIMKSEVYTLSPNNTVEEALRLMEEKRIRHLPILNEQNNVVGIVSDRDLRSIVPSAIRENVSKEEREKPLSVLMNKEVVTGHPLDFVEDISGIFYEYKIGCLPIVQQEKLVGIVTKTDVLRTFVQLAGANQPSSQIEIKVKNIAGKLSDVTAVFRNRNVNILSVLVYPDDNELYKILVFRIGTMNPTTIIQDLKKEGYDVLWPNILGKEL, encoded by the coding sequence TTGATAGTAGAAAAAATAATGAAGTCAGAAGTATATACACTTTCCCCAAATAACACAGTAGAAGAAGCACTAAGGCTTATGGAAGAAAAAAGAATTCGCCATCTACCGATTTTAAATGAACAAAATAATGTAGTTGGTATTGTTTCAGATCGTGACTTACGATCGATAGTACCTTCAGCGATACGTGAAAATGTAAGTAAAGAAGAAAGAGAAAAACCTCTTTCTGTTTTAATGAATAAAGAAGTCGTTACAGGTCATCCACTTGATTTTGTGGAAGATATTTCTGGTATCTTTTATGAATATAAAATAGGTTGTTTACCTATCGTTCAGCAAGAAAAATTAGTTGGAATTGTGACGAAAACAGATGTTCTTCGTACTTTTGTTCAGCTTGCAGGTGCAAATCAACCTTCTTCCCAAATTGAAATAAAAGTTAAAAATATCGCTGGTAAATTATCAGACGTTACAGCAGTATTTCGAAATCGTAATGTAAATATTTTAAGTGTGTTAGTGTACCCTGACGATAATGAACTATATAAAATATTAGTCTTCCGCATTGGAACGATGAATCCTACTACGATAATTCAAGATTTAAAAAAGGAAGGCTATGATGTATTATGGCCTAATATTTTGGGGAAAGAATTATGA
- a CDS encoding acetoin utilization protein AcuC, producing MMKNAVFIYSDDFQTYKFSENHPFNQLRVSLSLSLLKECQAISEDDIVNPRNATDDELALIHDRAYIDAVKLAGNGMLGEDRASSYGLGTEDTPIFPNMHEASSLLVGGTLTAVDYVMTGKAKHALNLGGGLHHGFRGKASGFCIYNDSAVAIKYIQEKYKARVLYVDTDAHHGDGVQWAFYEDSDVCTLSIHETGRYLFPGTGNVNERGQSDGYGYSFNIPIDAFTEDESFLEVYEKSLEKIAAFFKPDVIVTQNGADAHYYDPLTHLSTTMKVYEEIPKIAHKIAHQYCNGRWIAVGGGGYDIWRVVPRAWSLIWLEMNDMSLHSRNIPHKWINKWKDQSPVALPTKWDDEEGIYAPIPRKAEITEKNRKVLEQALYPLRHIGIDKSS from the coding sequence ATTATGAAAAATGCCGTATTTATTTATTCGGATGATTTTCAAACTTATAAATTTAGTGAAAACCATCCGTTTAACCAGCTAAGAGTCTCTCTCTCACTAAGTTTATTAAAAGAATGTCAAGCTATATCGGAAGACGATATCGTAAACCCTAGAAATGCAACAGACGATGAGCTTGCTTTAATTCACGATAGAGCGTACATAGATGCCGTTAAATTAGCTGGAAACGGTATGTTAGGAGAAGATCGGGCAAGTAGTTACGGCTTAGGCACTGAGGACACACCAATTTTTCCGAATATGCATGAAGCAAGCAGTTTATTGGTCGGGGGAACATTAACTGCAGTAGATTATGTTATGACGGGTAAAGCGAAACACGCATTAAACTTAGGCGGTGGGCTACATCACGGCTTCCGTGGAAAAGCTTCTGGCTTTTGTATATATAACGATAGCGCAGTCGCCATTAAATATATTCAAGAAAAATATAAAGCGAGAGTATTATATGTAGATACAGATGCACACCACGGCGACGGAGTACAGTGGGCATTTTATGAAGATTCAGATGTATGCACATTATCCATTCATGAAACTGGACGATATCTATTTCCAGGTACAGGTAATGTGAATGAAAGAGGACAAAGTGACGGATATGGTTACAGCTTTAATATACCTATTGATGCATTTACAGAAGATGAATCATTTTTAGAAGTATATGAAAAATCTTTAGAGAAAATAGCCGCTTTTTTTAAACCAGATGTAATCGTAACCCAAAACGGTGCTGATGCACATTATTACGACCCTTTAACACATTTATCGACTACGATGAAAGTATATGAGGAAATTCCTAAAATTGCTCATAAAATTGCCCATCAATATTGTAATGGTAGATGGATTGCAGTTGGCGGTGGTGGATATGATATTTGGCGTGTAGTACCACGAGCATGGAGCTTAATTTGGCTGGAAATGAATGATATGTCCTTACATAGCAGAAATATACCACATAAATGGATTAATAAGTGGAAAGATCAGTCACCTGTTGCTTTGCCGACTAAATGGGATGACGAAGAGGGGATATACGCCCCAATTCCAAGAAAAGCTGAAATTACTGAAAAAAATAGAAAAGTTTTAGAGCAGGCCTTATATCCACTTCGTCATATTGGGATTGATAAATCTTCATAA